The Naumovozyma dairenensis CBS 421 chromosome 1, complete genome genome includes a region encoding these proteins:
- the MLG1 gene encoding putative acyltransferase (similar to Saccharomyces cerevisiae CST26 (YBR042C) and YDR018C; ancestral locus Anc_3.244), whose translation MEELIPLDISNGAITQKFKEETNVEVETAKGLRNVNEGKKAQFILNSLLQYFLSFICIILFIQGCLILVTTQFITKKIYFQNSIHAKTNLQIVLNQTKRSFIILLLSILSIISPTKIRITTDNRTMDPNSIFLKDNGEPLGALQMNSIIISNHQLYIDWIIIWWMAHISNLSTNFFIILKKSLQNLPILGYGMNNFRFIFMNRKWKLDQSYLKEQLYQINHNAMMMTPIPNGKKNEIEKKIINKDSDPWGYNLLIFPEGTNLCSNGIKKNLQYCHMINKKPFKNVLLPHITGLKFMIENLNPSLTCLYDFTIGYSGINGKNGDHEFADTLYSLKNIFLKGKGPRMIDIYIRSYKINQIPINNVENFQNWLFNLWQEKDALLTKYYQIGSFQDFNNENTTTTLINNGIDMNPNEFASAVFVPFGLSIFIIVAYWFAF comes from the coding sequence ATGGAAGAACTAATACCTTTGGACATCTCTAACGGAGCTATTACacaaaaattcaaagaagagACTAACGTGGAAGTTGAAACTGCCAAAGGGTTAAGGAACGTAAACGAAGGAAAGAAAGCTCaatttatattgaattcattattacaatatttTCTCAGCTTCATATGTATAATCCTCTTCATTCAAGGCTGTCTAATCCTGGTAACGACTCAGTTCATTAcgaagaaaatttattttcaaaactcAATACATGCAAAGACAAATTTACAAATTGTATTAAACCAAACTAAGAGGTCATTCATAATCTTACTCTTATCAATcttatcaataatttctccaacaaaaattagaatAACCACAGATAATAGAACAATGGAtccaaattcaatatttcttaaagaTAATGGTGAGCCTCTAGGAGCTTTACAAATGAATTCAATCATTATTTCCAATCATCAACTTTATATTGATTGGATTATAATTTGGTGGATGGCCCATATCTCAAATCTGTCAactaatttcttcatcattttgaaaaaatctttacaaaatttacCAATATTAGGGTATGGTATGAACAATTTTAGATTCATCTTCATGAATAGGAAATGGAAATTAGATCAATCATATCTTAAAGAACAATTATATCAAATTAATCATAACGCTATGATGATGACTCCCATCCCTAAtggtaaaaaaaatgaaatagaaaaaaagataatcAATAAAGATTCTGATCCATGGGGTTATAATCTTCTAATATTTCCTGAAGGTACCAATTTATGTTCAAACGGTATTAAGAAAAACTTACAATATTGTCATATGATTAATAAAAAACCTTTTAAAAATGTGCTATTACCACATATAACAGGATTAAAATTTATGATTGAGAATTTAAATCCATCATTAACTTGTTTATACGATTTCACAATTGGTTATTCTGGGATTAATGGTAAAAATGGTGATCATGAATTCGCTGATactttatattctttaaaaaatattttcttaaaGGGGAAGGGTCCTAGAATGAtagatatttatataagatcttacaaaataaatcaaattcCAATCAATaatgttgaaaatttccaaaattggTTATTTAATCTATGGCAGGAAAAGGATGCACTATTAACTAAATACTATCAAATCGGGTCCTTTCAGgattttaataatgaaaatactACTACAactttaattaataatgggATTGATATGAATCCTAATGAATTTGCATCAGCTGTATTCGTACCATTCGGATTAagcattttcatcatcgtGGCATACTGGTTTGCATTTTAA
- the KCS1 gene encoding inositol polyphosphate kinase KCS1 (similar to Saccharomyces cerevisiae KCS1 (YDR017C); ancestral locus Anc_3.240) produces MSSLTAIDMNEAVKQKYPKKTEPTDLIEQITSSEKSRHNQAMIPPSDDTTTYSTPSSDLSTQNHSRHHNDKQLSTYARHHHHHHHHHHHNVEDSITNLKDLNVADKKKLPKVLHGRKASTYLRIFRDDENLTDTTTENPNSIPQQDETENINILDKKQSRPGVSSSSSYLNQRHSRIDPSPSNITTGSPPKKNIRDHKVNDRSNKINEKARNAVKIIIKEENGNRKIDDTQDGRILQEQDRKSSTPSRLSGHLKIKTSDNSKNPSDDLALEPVSSATYYPHKSKSKSKKKVDKIEDKDEKPSNIKESSSLSVLLSNQEQENLDFSISKVPKNQEENSKQILPSSQLNSIVESHQLHDYNDRTFTNEIRNKNDIINEKENNNEIRDEEAHNIPAVDSMIQDNQEGLINTPKDATNIDFDKYEEDEGDDDEDEDEDEDEDQVKEYPLAVELKPFTNKVGGHTAIFRFSKRAVCKTLVNRENKFYENIELNHKDLLQFMPKYIGVLNVRQHFYRNNINCDTCTNNTKFPDYTNVTNNNDENQISSNNDKNKMQKKIVTEREDEPDLEGGALLQHIHSYPTDSSPILFKEKTTKTHHHSTTQPHNIINNDNYYYKDSHLPEVVINDNKHIIPDSLWGKYSHSPSSAPSDSYINSISHISSNHNSIDTEAGSDGNIKPACNDTVEQKRHPFYTGGGSTTINTKLKDLILQEVFAPTFCARRRKSSKMTSTPMKSSNSTSNKEIATASDMIKNTTQKQRSSSQDYSHNSNLSLTTIQDSKTSIRGKHIKDSITPKNIDTSNSLMDLKQLHSRELEKEKYINDYSSILENPRYESNESKNTVDSNNDNTFNLNNNTTFSSRATSRSLSPSQYNSRSPSPLSEPKVLPDEGNNLVKYENENDNTNIGRDTIFEMDPLASEDATGSTNETKIPILKNDVVALKNETIKPSLSQETEATLVSKFILLEDLTRNLSKPCALDLKMGTRQYGVDAKRSKQLSQRAKCLKTTSRKLGVRICGLKIWNREYYIKRDKYFGRRVKIGWQFARVLARFIYDGVSTKSIIKQIPNLIKQLDKLNNEISKLKGYRLYGSSLLLMYDGEDIKSKHFLIKVNLIDFAKCISKKDLDENLENFKIPPKSIDVEDKGFLRGIRSLKFYLLLIWNYLTHDEPMIYDEVELDKFIEVNAEKLKLDENWDWLDNFDKEDEAEFNDSQSELRKKWRKYELIFDVEPRFNNNDDEISD; encoded by the coding sequence ATGTCATCATTGACAGCAATCGATATGAATGAAGCAGTTAAGCAAAAATATCCTAAAAAAACGGAACCTACAGATCTTATAGAGCAAATAACTTCAAGTGAAAAAAGCCGGCATAATCAAGCAATGATTCCACCGAGTGATGATACCACTACGTATTCAACGCCTTCTTCAGATCTTTCTACCCAGAACCATAGTCGACATCATAATGACAAACAACTTTCCACTTATGctcgtcatcatcatcatcatcatcaccaccATCACCATAATGTTGAAGATTCTATAACAAACTTAAAAGATTTGAATGTTGctgataagaaaaaattaccCAAAGTTCTTCATGGTAGGAAAGCAAGTACTTATTTAAGAATCTTTagagatgatgaaaatttaacTGATACAACCACAGAAAATCCCAATTCCATTCCACAGCAAGACGAAactgaaaatattaatatacTAGATAAAAAACAATCAAGACCCGgagtttcttcttcatcttcatatCTAAATCAACGGCATTCAAGAATAGACCCTAGCCCATCAAATATAACAACTGGTTCACCTcctaaaaaaaatattagagATCACAAGGTTAATGATCGGagtaataaaattaatgaGAAGGCTAGAAATGCTGTGAAGATCAtcattaaagaagaaaacgGTAATAGAAAGATTGATGACACTCAGGATGGAAGAATTTTACAAGAACAGGACAGAAAATCATCCACACCATCAAGATTATCTGgtcatttgaaaataaaaacatcAGATAATAGTAAAAACCCATCAGACGATTTAGCCTTAGAACCAGTATCATCAGCAACTTACTATCCTcataaatcaaaatcaaaatctaaGAAAAAAGTAGATAAgattgaagataaagatgaaaaacCTTCTAACATCAAAGAATCATCATCGCTATCTGTATTACTATCAAATCAAGAGCAAGAAAATTTAGATTTTTCTATCTCAAAGGTTCCTaaaaatcaagaagagAATAGCAAGCAAATATTACCATCATCACAATTAAACTCTATAGTAGAATCTCATCAATTACATGATTATAATGATCGTACATTTACTAATGAAATTAGGAACAAAAATGATATCATAaacgaaaaagaaaataataatgaaattagagACGAGGAAGCACATAATATCCCTGCTGTTGATAGCATGATTCAAGATAATCAGGAGGGACTTATTAATACTCCCAAAGATGCTACAAATATAGACTTTGACaaatatgaagaagatgaaggtgatgatgatgaagacgaagatgaagatgaagacgaagatCAAGTAAAGGAATATCCATTAGCAGTCGAATTAAAACCATTCACAAACAAAGTTGGAGGACATACTGCAATCTTTAGATTCTCTAAAAGAGCTGTTTGTAAAACTTTAGTTAAtagagaaaataaattctatGAAAACATCGAATTGAACcataaagatttattacaaTTCATGCCTAAATATATAGGTGTTTTAAACGTTAGACAACATTTTTATCggaataatattaactGCGACACATGTACGAACAATACAAAATTTCCCGATTATACAAACGTtactaataacaatgacGAAAACCAAATCTCTtccaataatgataaaaataaaatgcAGAAGAAAATAGTTACTGAACGTGAAGATGAGCCAGACTTAGAAGGTGGAGCACTATTACAACATATTCATTCTTATCCAACAGATTCTTCACCTATTCTATTTAAGGAGAAAACAACTAAAACCCATCATCATTCAACGACCCAACCCCATAACATTATCAATAACGAtaactattattataaagatTCTCATTTACCCGAAGTGgtaattaatgataataaacatATAATACCTGATTCGCTTTGGGGTAAATATTCTCATTCCCCAAGTTCTGCTCCAAGTGACTCATATATTAATTCCATATCACATATTTCGAGCAACCATAACTCAATCGATACAGAGGCTGGAAGTGACGGTAACATCAAACCTGCATGTAATGATACCGTTGAGCAAAAACGACATCCTTTTTACACTGGAGGTGGCTCGACAACAATAAATActaaattaaaagatttaattTTACAAGAAGTTTTTGCTCCAACATTTTGTGCgagaagaaggaaaagtTCAAAAATGACCTCAACGCCTATGAAATCGTCCAATAGTACAAGTAATAAGGAAATTGCAACGGCCTCTGATATGATTAAGAATACAACACAAAAGCAACGTTCATCTTCACAAGATTATTCTcataattcaaatttatcattaactACAATTCAAGATTCCAAAACTTCAATCCGAGGGAAACATATTAAGGATTCCATTACTCCAAAGAATATTGAtacttcaaattcattaatggaTTTAAAACAACTTCATAGTAGAGAAttagagaaagaaaagtaTATTAATGATTATTCATCAATCTTAGAAAACCCAAGATATGAAAGTAATGAAAGTAAGAACACTGTtgattctaataatgacaatacTTTTAATCTTAACAATAATACCACGTTTTCATCTAGAGCAACTTCCAGATCTCTTTCACCATCTCAGTATAATTCTCGTTCTCCTTCACCATTATCAGAACCAAAAGTATTACCTGATGAAGGAAATAATCttgtaaaatatgaaaatgaaaatgacaATACAAATATAGGTAGGGATACAATTTTCGAAATGGATCCATTAGCTAGTGAGGATGCAACGGGGTCCACCAACGAAACTAAGATaccaattttgaaaaatgatgtTGTGGCGCtcaaaaatgaaacaataAAACCATCATTATCACAAGAGACGGAAGCCACACTTGTATCAAAATTCATTCTTCTAGAAGATTTGACTAGAAACTTGAGCAAACCTTGTGCCTTAGACTTGAAAATGGGGACCAGGCAATATGGAGTTGATGCAAAGAGATCCAAACAATTATCGCAGCGTGCTAAATGTCTTAAGACAACATCACGTAAACTTGGTGTTAGAATTTGTGGGTTAAAGATTTGGAATCGTGAATATTACATCAAGAgagataaatattttggtaGACGTGTCAAAATTGGTTGGCAATTTGCTCGTGTTTTAGCAAGATTTATTTATGATGGTGTTTCTACTAAGAGTATTATTAAacaaattccaaatttgattaagcaattagataaattgaataatgaaatcaGTAAATTGAAAGGTTATAGATTATATGGATcctcattattattgatgtaTGATGGAGAGGATATTAAGTCGaaacattttttaattaaagtcaatttaattgattttgcTAAATGTATCTCTAAGAAAGATTTGGATGAAAATTTAGAGAACTTTAAAATTCCGCCAAAATCAATTGACGTTGAAGACAAGGGGTTCTTAAGAGGTATTAGAAgtttaaaattttatttgttaCTAATTTGGAATTACTTGACTCACGATGAACCAATGATTTACGACGAAGTggaattagataaatttattgaagtAAATGCTGAAAAGTTGAAATTGGATGAGAATTGGGATTGGttagataattttgataaagaagatgaagcaGAATTCAATGATTCACAAAGTGAACTACGTAAGAAATGGAGAAAATATGAATTGATTTTTGATGTTGAACCAAggttcaataataatgatgatgagatTAGTGATTAG